The following nucleotide sequence is from Pleurodeles waltl isolate 20211129_DDA chromosome 8, aPleWal1.hap1.20221129, whole genome shotgun sequence.
ATGATACTGCACGGCCACTGCATGATTACGTAGGCTGCCAGACCCTCCACTGGAGTCCTGCGCCATCAAAACCCACTTACCCGAATTCCCACTTGGGCGTCGCGCGCCCATGCACCGTCGGCCGGCCAACTCAATCAGGAAGGCAGTGGCAGACTCCGGAGCAGTTCCTGCAACAAGCCGAACACGTAGCCACAGATCAACGTCACAAAAGAGCGCGGCGCACAGTGCGTAGCCGCCAGATATACTGGGAACTGTATTTCACGAAGAAGGGTCTACCACCCAGGATGGAAACAAATAGAGGACTGCACATAAGCAGAGGCAGGTGCAGTGAAAATATTATTAAAACGAAGAAAGGTCTGTTTTTGCGTGCCACCTGCCATATAGAACAAGGATCTCGAGCTTTTGGATAAGGTTACTTCGAGTCGGTAGCAAGTATGGATCACGCGTTTGCAATTCCAGTCACAGAAAAGCCGGGGCTGGCAACACAATCTAGGCAACAAGTTAGTGGGTTCTACAAGTAATCTCACGATGCTTAAGAGCACCAGTAGCGCTGGCTAGAGGCAATGTTCCAATTCTCAACGAGCGTGACAAGTTGAACATTTTAGTAAACTTATTGTGATATTTTATTTACCTTACCCCCGAAACATAATACTTGGGATATGATTTGAAAAAACATTTGTCACTTGCAGCAATCGGGATGTAAAAGTTGATTAAAAGAGTCCAAATGTATAACATCCGTCAAAAAGATTAAAAACGTGTGCAATCAAAGTGGGTACATTTGATCGTGCTTCCATGTTGGGACCgaacaaaacagacaacataaataGCAAACACAAAATTATCTATGACTCATGACACGAGCCTAAAGACTAAGATTCACAGTGTCTGTATTAAATTTGCCACCGCTTAAACTGTGGATCATTGCAATCATATGAGAGTGTTTGTTTAGTTCATCTTGCTGTGCCTTCACCATGGCTTCCTTCTCCTCCAGGCGAGCCTCTAGCTGTGTCTTTTGCACTTCCAAAGACGAGGCTTTAATGCTCAGTTCTTTTCTTGCTTGTTCGGTCTTGCTGAGTTCCTTCCTAAGAATATCAATAGTCTCCTCcatatcttctttttctttctgcctAGATTTCAGTTTTTCATCCAAAACCTTCAACTTCTGCTGCAGGTTTGCTATCTTACTGTCCCGTTCTTGGAGCTGCTTGCTTAGGTCTTTCACCTGCTCCTCTAGCTCTGCTAACTGCGCAGTGTTTTTGTCATTCTGCAGTTTGAGGGCGTCATTGAGCTTTTTCATCGTGTCAGACTGTTTAGAGAGTGCAGTGTAAGAGGCCTGAAGATCTTTTAATTGCTTCTCGGACTGCTCCTGCTTCAGAAGTTGCTCTGCAAACGATACTTTCAAAACCTCATGTTGCTCTACAACTGCCTCTAGCTTTTTGTTGTGCTTAAACAGCTGGTCGATGTCACTTTTTGCTCGTTCAGACTCTACTTGTTGGGCTTTCAGAAATATGCCGAGCTCTTCGTTTTTCTTTTCTGCATCTTTAAGCATCGCAGCAAGCTTCCTGGCCTCTGCCTCGGCCTGAGCTCTCTGGCAGCGGTACTGGGCGATGAGCTTATCTGCCTGTGCGAGAGCCAGCGCCTTAGCTTCCAGGAGATCTTGCAGCCTGTTCTCCTTAGAGGCCAGGGCGGCCAGTTTCTGTTCATAAACGTCCATGAGGTCGGAAATCCTCAGGCCGtcaccctgctccttcagctccatGCCGtcttggagcttgcgaatgagCGCTTGGACACTGGGAACCTGGGTGTCGTCGTTAGCTGGCTGGGCGACAAGGGTGCTTGGAACGCAGATCCTCTTGGGTGTGTGTTCGGCTTCTTGCTGCCTGTAGGCGTTGTTGGCCGCGATGCTCTCGCCCAGGACTAGGGCAGGGAAGTCGGGCAGCGGCGCTGCCTCGAATAGGATGCGCAGTCCAACTTGCACCTGCTCGCGGAGATCCGATGTCAGGGCAAAGGAAAGGGGCGCAACCAGGCGCGAGTCCTGCAGGGTCTTATAGAAGCTGGCCTCCATTCCGGTTCCCACCTGCTTTAGACGGCTCATCAGGTCCAGGGTCTTGAGGATGACAGCGGCGGCCAACTTGCACAACTCTGTGTCGGCCACCTTAGCATTCAAACCGCCACAGCCGAAAAGGTGTTCCACCAGCGCTGCGCACCGCTTGGCGGTGAGTTTCTTGCCCACTTGTGCCCTCAGCGTCTCCTCGGCACAGAGAAGTAGCAGCACCTCAATAGCCCGCAGTGTTCGCTCGCACTGCCGCCTCCTTTGcaggccttcttcctcctcttgtggCTGCAGGTGCTCTACCACGACGGGCAGCAGGAGCTGGACGAAGCGCTCTGCCGtggcaccactccttgcctccaccATATCTTCCAACACCGCTCGAAGCAGTTCCAGCGCCAGCAGTGGGCAGTCAGCATCCAGGGACTGTCCGGCCCAGTGCAGCAGAGCCACTGTCGGCTCATGGGCCTTGCCTTTGGCTCCCAGCCGTGCCCCGGTCACTCCAGGCTGGTCCAGCAGAGCCTGCCGCAGCTGGCGGCGCAGCGGGGGCACTGCACAGAAGGCCAATAGCAATTCCAACACCTTGGCCGCTGACTCGGTCTCCTTGCCGTGCAACAGGCCCAGCACCTGGCCAAGACAAGACTGAAAGTGCTCGTAGCGGGTCAGGTAGTCGGCGATGCGCGGGCTCCGTAGCAGGTCAACCAGCAGGTCCACAGAGTACTGGCGGGTTAGCGTGCCTCCGCCATTCACCAGAATGTTAAAGATGAGCTGGAAGGTCTGGTGGATGTTACGTGCGTGGAAGAGCTTCTCGCCCACTGTCTCATCCAGAGTCAGGCTGGCCAGCACCGACAGGGCAAACACCACCACGGTGAGGCTGCTGTGCGCCAGGAAGGCAATGAGTGCCCGGTACAAGCCCCGCACCTTGGGCAGCGCCTTGACGCGCGCCTGCAGCGCTGGGCTGCCGCGGCACAGGTTGGCCAGCAACCCTAGACAGGGCATTGTCAGCTCATCCTCGGGGGCCTGCACGCGTGCCGCCAGGAAGCCCAGCAGCTCGTCGGTATGGGCGCCGGCCCCGCGCGGGCTTCCTTCTCCGTAGGTCAGGCGCTGCAGCAACTGAACACAGGGCAGCAGAAGAGGCTCTCCGGCTGGGTTCCCTCCTCCGCTGTAGCGGTGCACGGTACCTGCCAGTGCGCCGCTCAGGCCGTGCGCAGATCGCAGCGCTTCGCGGGCCTCTCCATCCGCCGCCAGAGTCGTGAGGAGCCCCAGGGTTCGCAGGGCAACGGGCGGACCGCAGTGCGGGTCCTCGATCAACTCCACCAAGCAGCTGAGGCATTCGCTGGGTAGCACCTGGCCTGAAGCGAAGAGCCGGGTCAGCTTCAGGCCGGCGATGACCTCCAGTTGCCGCTGGAGCTGCAGAGCGTTTTGCTCCGACTTGAGAGCCTTGTAGTGGCCGGCGGCCAGCAGCAGCGACTTGAGGCAGGAGGTGGCATCCATAACCACGGCTCAAGCTGCAGTGGAATCGGTAACAGAGACAGGGCTCCAACGGCTGCCGCGCGCGCTCCCGCTCTAGAGGCGCTGGCGCGTGCCCGCTCCTCCCAAAAGCTGCCCCTTGACAGCCCTTACAAGAAGTAATGCACACAGTATTTCGTCTGTCTGAAATAATACCTTCGGCATACATTTTAAACTGGCCACACGATAATACATAAGGCAGGACCTTTGTTAGTAAACCCTGTTGTAGTTGTAGTAGAAAGAACACTCACCGTTTTGAAATAGGCGCCTTGGATGAAGAGAAAGGCCTTGTCCGTTCTTTGTGTTCACGACAATAGCTAGCTGAGTCTTTTTTCATGGCCAGGCCCACTACTTCTCTATGACGTCAACAATCTTTGACTCCAGAAACAAAATCGTGACCTAATGGATGCGATGTCCCGTATCGTGGCATTTTTACCTTCCGATTTAGCCGGATAAATAGCAGCGGCTTTGTGCCACTTCATTGGGTAGAGCACTCACAGACAGACGAATAGACAATTTATTAGATAAAAGATATTAAACATGAAAGGCTCCGCCTTCTTTTAAGAACCACCATAGTACCTTTGAAAACAGCGAACGGCTATGCGAGCCGGCCAGTGCGACCCAGGCTGCAGCATACGACATGAActgccttgcatttcattgaccctTCGTCTTAATTTATAAGGTCAATAATTTGCCTGACATGAATATGGCAGCTGTTCAGGACCTAAAACCTTCTCGGGAACGTTTTAGAAATGTGACTGTTGCCTGGCCTTCCAATGGCCCCGACACATGACATACATTTGGGTTTGTACGTTTTGCTAAACCCTTGAGCTGTGGGACTACAAGACACCATGCCCAAGTACTACGAGGATAAGGAAGAAGATACCCAGCCCTGTTCCGGTGTCCGGGAAGACCTCAAGACATGCCTTCTGGAAACAGACTGTGTGTTGAAGGTAGATTCTGCGGGCTCGCGTGAAGGAGAATGTGGCCCGTGGGGGGGCAAGTTGTTTGGTGATATAGTCCACGTTTATCGAACGCCAGAGCAAACAGGTTACGGTATCCTATATGAGTATGATGAATGCGTCTTCAGTTACTGTTCCTATTCGTTTGTACAGTATCCCCACGTGGCAATATAAGTTAATGCCTTAATACCACCTTTTAGTTTCAAGGCTTGACAGGCATACGTTTTGTGTGCATTCAAACAAGGGTAAAATACGTGTTTCTTGTACAGAACCCTATTTCTGTGAACTTTATGGCTTTCGAATTGGAGGAGAAGACCATTAAAGTGAAtggaggaaaaaacatttttggagggtGATGCTTGTTTGCAAATAGCCCGACCTTCTAGAAATCGATAGAAGAAGGTtgcatttttgggtgtataaatATGATTGAAGAGAGGGTAACACCGGCCAAACGGAAATGTGTTGACCAGTACGTTTCAATTTGCGTGCTTTGTAGTCAAAGTAGTGGTAAAGTAGTTGTTTGTTGACAAAAGGAACATAAGGGTATGCTTTTATTTTAATTCATTAATCAGTTGTCTTCGAACGAAAACGTCACCCAGCCGGGTTTTACAGCGCTGTATATAGAATGTGATTTGATTTATAGACGGTGTGAATGAAAATTAACCAAACATTGACTGTATTAGTGTAATAGATTTTAACAAATTATTACAAGTCTTCGCATAAGTAAACAGGATTGGCAGTATACAAAGTATACGTAATTTATGAAACAACATAGAGCATTGGCACAGCACCACAACTGACcttccaaagcaacaagaagagaCAGCGTTACAGTAGAGGTTGATTAGTCATATGGTGTACGGTAGCAGGAACTAGTACTGAGGGAAGGCAGGGACTTGTGATTTGGAAAACAGAGCTGCAGACTCTGTTGGGGAAGTCGAagaatatatagatatacatagttAAGCATTAGTACCTAATACTTGCAAGGAAATAGCCAGGGTGACATGATTACAGCAGATAATCCAATATTCGCGTGTGAAAAGGTGCTAAGTTAGTATTGTGATGTGTACTAAGATCTGTGATGGCGAGACTGCCACCAAGACGACAAGGGATAATTGTCAGAAACAGCAGGCTGCAAAAGAAAGGAATATCAGTGATCATATCATTAGACTGCCAGGAGCACTTGTGCATTTGTTTTCTAAGAGACCAGTTCTTGAACAGGGATTTGATGTGAAGAGGAAGGATCGACCAGAATAAGGGATAATAAAAGATGCTTTTCGTAAAACAGTTATAGTTAAAGACAATGGGGGTAGATAATACTGATCAATACCCTATAGTTGCCAAATTGTACTGTGGCTTTGGGCCACTTGGCAGCCAAATCTAAACGAACACTTTCGGTATTTTTTCCTGTGTCTCAGGGATTTTAGTTCAATGTCTGTCAGTCTTCTGTAAAAATAATCTTATTTTTATAGTGATTCTGCCTTTTGTTTTAGAGCTCTTTACACAGCTTCACTGTTGTGTAGTTGATGTTCTTTTTCATATAGTACACACATGACACCAATGGAAATTTCTGGGTAGTACAAACAGAGCCGGTTCtagtgtttgtgggccacaggcACAATAAAAACATGCCAGGTCCCTCTGAGATGTGACGTTGCAGGAAGTGACCTCACAGGAGGGATTTCAATTGAACATTCATTTTCCAGCATTGCTGAAGCATCTTTACAAGAAACTACTTACCAAGTGTAGATATCcctcaaatatttaaaaatataaataatatgtCTAATAAAATAATTACATATACTTTAAAGCTCTATGGTGTGTAAATACGGTAcattaatcaaactagctgaaaAAGCCAGGTCTCTCCAAAACTGATACGATTACAGCAGTGTTCTCTAATTGTTTCCAGAGAAGGTCATGAATAATATTCCAAGTCAGATTTCCCCCAGACTATAAAGTGGGACTTTAAGTGACTCCTCAGTCCTCCCATTACGCTAGTAATGTTCAAGATAAGGCATTTGGTTTTCAGCAGGCATGGGGGATCAACAATAACAGATAAACGCTAAATCGGGTGAGTGATCTTCAAGAGCTGCAGCTAACAACAAAACAGTTATAATGGGAGCCAGGCACTAAAGATATTCACTAAAGCAACAAAAATGGCTTACTTTATTAGAATCTTTGCAGTTTACAGCTAAATGGAAAGGAAATGTAGCGACATGGAAGAGGTAGGTTGGGgagaaacgggctgcatttaaaaaaaaaaaaaaaaaaaaaggttgctttattaaatagcaattacagacatggtggtctgctgaccccaacaggcaggccggccaccatccctttgatagTGGTGCTGCCTAATggatcacaaattgcaacctacctcattaatattcacgagctAGGTTGATTACATACATTAGTAATACTGATTTGCTAATTGCAAATCGGAGATAATCGTAAATAGGAAACCGGTATTCCAACtgtttgaacatctggcccttagagtggttTACAAAGGCAGAGTCAAAAGGCTTCAAACAAAATTGGGAGATTACAAAAAGAAACAATATCAGTCTGTTTGAACAacaaaacaatcaatggattgcCAAAGTAGAATCCTATATACAATAAGAGGGATTACAACTATTATATATGTCTAAAGTAGACTGGAGACAGTAGAGGTCATATGGGAGCATTACAGCCAGATAAGGGTGGGGCAAGATTGAGAAGCATGGTCGAAATCTGGTAGAATAGAAGCACCTTTAAAAGAGGAGAAATTCCAGATCTGGTTTAAAGGTAGCCAGCTAGGTAGTGGTGCATAAACCCTGGGCTGAGAATGCCAAACTCTTGTTGCACTCCCTGAGAAATACTGTGCCATAGTGTGTTTCACCTTAAAACTTGGTAATTCTAAAAGAAGTATATCAGACCTGTGGAGGGATATGAAACCAATTGAACTTTTCAGCTTTGAAGC
It contains:
- the CIP2A gene encoding protein CIP2A; its protein translation is MDATSCLKSLLLAAGHYKALKSEQNALQLQRQLEVIAGLKLTRLFASGQVLPSECLSCLVELIEDPHCGPPVALRTLGLLTTLAADGEAREALRSAHGLSGALAGTVHRYSGGGNPAGEPLLLPCVQLLQRLTYGEGSPRGAGAHTDELLGFLAARVQAPEDELTMPCLGLLANLCRGSPALQARVKALPKVRGLYRALIAFLAHSSLTVVVFALSVLASLTLDETVGEKLFHARNIHQTFQLIFNILVNGGGTLTRQYSVDLLVDLLRSPRIADYLTRYEHFQSCLGQVLGLLHGKETESAAKVLELLLAFCAVPPLRRQLRQALLDQPGVTGARLGAKGKAHEPTVALLHWAGQSLDADCPLLALELLRAVLEDMVEARSGATAERFVQLLLPVVVEHLQPQEEEEGLQRRRQCERTLRAIEVLLLLCAEETLRAQVGKKLTAKRCAALVEHLFGCGGLNAKVADTELCKLAAAVILKTLDLMSRLKQVGTGMEASFYKTLQDSRLVAPLSFALTSDLREQVQVGLRILFEAAPLPDFPALVLGESIAANNAYRQQEAEHTPKRICVPSTLVAQPANDDTQVPSVQALIRKLQDGMELKEQGDGLRISDLMDVYEQKLAALASKENRLQDLLEAKALALAQADKLIAQYRCQRAQAEAEARKLAAMLKDAEKKNEELGIFLKAQQVESERAKSDIDQLFKHNKKLEAVVEQHEVLKVSFAEQLLKQEQSEKQLKDLQASYTALSKQSDTMKKLNDALKLQNDKNTAQLAELEEQVKDLSKQLQERDSKIANLQQKLKVLDEKLKSRQKEKEDMEETIDILRKELSKTEQARKELSIKASSLEVQKTQLEARLEEKEAMVKAQQDELNKHSHMIAMIHSLSGGKFNTDTVNLSL